The proteins below come from a single Rhodococcus sp. WMMA185 genomic window:
- the purM gene encoding phosphoribosylformylglycinamidine cyclo-ligase has product MTEDPTSRPGASYADAGVDIAAGDRAVELFAPLAKKASRPEVLGGLGGFAGLFSLKGDYKEPLLAASTDGVGTKLAVAQALDKHDTVGLDLVAMVVDDLVVCGAEPLFLQDYIAVGRVVPERVAELVNGIAEGCIQAGCALLGGETAEHPGVMADGDYDISATGVGVVEADQVLGPDRVRPGDVVIAMGSSGLHSNGYSLARKVLLEIGHMSLTAHVDEFGRTLGEEMLEPTKIYAKDCLALAAETEVRTFCHVTGGGLAGNLARVMPKGLVAELDRGTWSPAPIFTMIAQRGRVERLEMEQTFNMGVGMVAVVAPEDVDRALAVLTARHIDCWTLGTVKKSKDVSAPRAVLSGDHPRF; this is encoded by the coding sequence ATGACCGAGGATCCGACAAGTCGCCCTGGCGCCTCCTACGCCGATGCAGGAGTGGATATCGCCGCAGGCGACCGGGCGGTGGAGCTCTTCGCTCCCCTGGCCAAGAAGGCCAGCCGGCCCGAGGTTCTCGGTGGTCTCGGTGGATTCGCCGGCCTGTTCTCGCTCAAGGGTGATTACAAGGAGCCGCTGCTCGCAGCCTCTACCGACGGCGTGGGCACCAAACTCGCGGTAGCGCAGGCGCTGGACAAGCACGACACCGTGGGCCTGGACCTGGTCGCCATGGTGGTCGACGATCTCGTCGTGTGCGGTGCCGAGCCGCTCTTCCTTCAGGACTACATCGCCGTCGGGCGAGTTGTCCCGGAGCGAGTTGCCGAGCTCGTCAACGGTATCGCGGAAGGTTGCATCCAGGCTGGCTGCGCGCTGCTCGGTGGAGAGACGGCCGAGCATCCCGGTGTGATGGCCGACGGCGACTATGACATCTCAGCGACGGGAGTCGGCGTCGTCGAGGCCGATCAGGTTCTCGGGCCTGATCGCGTGCGTCCGGGTGACGTCGTGATCGCCATGGGGTCGTCGGGACTGCATTCCAACGGCTATTCGCTCGCCCGTAAGGTCCTGCTCGAGATCGGCCACATGAGCCTGACGGCGCATGTCGACGAGTTCGGCCGCACGCTGGGTGAGGAGATGCTCGAACCCACCAAGATCTACGCGAAGGACTGCCTGGCGCTCGCCGCCGAGACCGAGGTGCGAACGTTCTGCCACGTCACGGGTGGCGGACTCGCCGGCAACCTGGCACGCGTCATGCCCAAGGGTCTGGTCGCCGAACTGGACCGTGGCACCTGGAGTCCCGCCCCGATCTTCACGATGATTGCGCAGCGCGGCCGGGTCGAGCGGCTGGAGATGGAGCAGACCTTCAACATGGGTGTCGGCATGGTTGCCGTCGTCGCGCCCGAAGACGTCGATCGCGCGCTGGCTGTCTTGACGGCACGGCACATCGACTGCTGGACGCTCGGCACTGTCAAGAAGTCCAAGGATGTGTCGGCGCCTCGCGCAGTTCTTTCCGGCGACCACCCGAGGTTCTGA
- the purF gene encoding amidophosphoribosyltransferase yields MTRADLSVHSPNLLSSSPSDEDENEPREECGVFGVWAPGEDVAKLTYYGLYALQHRGQEAAGIAVADGSQVLVFKDVGLVSQVFDEQTLAAMPGHVAVGHCRYSTTGSSTWDNAQPIFRTTAAGSGIALGHNGNLVNTAELAQRAREAGLVSDKRPGGASSDSDLVGALLAHAAADTTIEQAAMTLLPTLRGAYCFTFMDEHTLYAARDPYGIRPLCLGRLDRGWVVASETAALDIVGASFVRDIEPGELLAIDADGVRSSRFANPEPKGCVFEYVYLARPDSVISGRSVHSTRVEIGRRLAAENPVDGDLVIPVPESGTPAAVGYAQGSGIPYGQGLMKNAYVGRTFIQPSQTIRQLGIRLKLNPLKEVIRGKRLVVVDDSIVRGNTQRALIRMLREAGALEIHVRIASPPVKWPCFYGIDFASPAELIANGASGGAEPGSFEEMLEGVRRSIGADTLGYISIDSMIAATEQPESRLCAACFDGEYPITVPAEIGKNVLEGMLESAAGSPATRENDNASALSRP; encoded by the coding sequence GTGACCAGAGCCGATCTGTCGGTCCATAGTCCAAACCTCCTTTCTTCGAGCCCGTCCGACGAGGACGAGAACGAGCCCCGCGAAGAGTGCGGGGTGTTCGGCGTCTGGGCGCCCGGAGAGGATGTAGCCAAGCTCACCTACTACGGACTCTATGCACTGCAGCACCGCGGGCAGGAGGCGGCAGGTATCGCCGTCGCCGACGGGTCTCAGGTGCTGGTCTTCAAGGATGTCGGCCTGGTCAGCCAGGTATTCGACGAGCAGACCCTCGCGGCGATGCCCGGTCATGTCGCGGTGGGTCATTGCCGCTACTCGACTACCGGTTCCTCTACGTGGGACAACGCGCAGCCGATCTTCCGGACCACAGCCGCCGGTAGCGGCATCGCACTCGGGCACAACGGCAATCTGGTCAATACCGCAGAGCTTGCCCAGCGTGCGCGCGAAGCGGGACTCGTGAGCGACAAGCGCCCAGGTGGCGCCTCGTCCGATTCGGATCTGGTCGGGGCACTCCTCGCCCACGCGGCCGCCGACACCACCATCGAACAGGCGGCCATGACGCTGCTGCCCACATTGCGGGGCGCCTACTGTTTCACGTTCATGGACGAGCACACGCTCTACGCGGCCCGCGACCCGTACGGTATCCGCCCGCTGTGTCTCGGACGCCTGGACCGTGGCTGGGTGGTGGCGAGCGAGACGGCTGCGCTCGACATCGTGGGCGCGTCTTTCGTGCGCGACATCGAGCCGGGCGAACTGCTTGCCATCGACGCGGACGGTGTCCGTTCCTCGCGTTTCGCGAACCCTGAGCCGAAGGGCTGTGTGTTCGAGTACGTATATCTTGCACGCCCGGACAGCGTCATCAGCGGACGGTCTGTGCACTCCACTCGCGTCGAGATCGGTCGCCGCCTCGCCGCCGAGAATCCCGTCGACGGCGATCTGGTGATCCCGGTACCGGAGTCGGGCACCCCCGCGGCAGTCGGGTACGCGCAGGGGTCGGGGATTCCGTACGGTCAGGGTCTGATGAAGAACGCCTACGTCGGCCGTACCTTCATTCAGCCGTCCCAGACGATCCGCCAGCTGGGTATCCGTCTCAAGCTCAACCCGCTCAAGGAAGTCATTCGCGGCAAGCGCCTAGTGGTGGTGGACGACTCCATCGTCCGCGGCAACACCCAGCGAGCGCTCATCCGGATGCTCCGGGAGGCCGGTGCCTTGGAGATCCATGTTCGGATCGCGTCGCCGCCGGTCAAGTGGCCCTGTTTCTACGGCATCGACTTTGCCTCGCCGGCCGAGCTGATTGCCAACGGCGCGAGTGGCGGTGCAGAGCCCGGCAGCTTCGAGGAGATGCTCGAGGGCGTACGCCGCTCGATCGGTGCGGACACCCTCGGTTACATCTCGATCGACAGCATGATCGCCGCCACGGAACAGCCGGAGTCGCGATTGTGCGCGGCCTGCTTCGACGGCGAGTACCCCATCACGGTTCCTGCGGAGATCGGTAAGAACGTTCTCGAAGGAATGCTCGAGAGCGCTGCGGGAAGTCCGGCGACCCGTGAGAACGATAATGCGAGTGCCCTCAGTCGGCCCTAG
- a CDS encoding class I SAM-dependent methyltransferase yields MNHRTAAPTAAQRLLTAFEGVMGIPLPVHVRCWDGSEAGPESNVTVVFRNRRAIRRVLWSPNELGLVRAYVAGDLEIEGDVFHLLALPDLVGRLEALSLRGTERRTVVRALPTFVRHGGHRTIARSLATFVRLGGLGLPPRPPSVEVPRRRGTKHSKERDASSVSHHYDVGNDFYRLFLGPTMVYSCGYWDQRPEDPDARGSLNEAQIDKLDLVCRKLRLESGMRLLDVGCGWGSMAIHAAQKYNVSVVGVTLSHEQARWARSRVAEAGLSDQVEIRVQDYRDVTDGPYDVISSIGMSEHVGASALPGYAEQLFDLLRPRGLLLNHAIASVRSRADAGYSPGLIENYIFPDGEVLPLSRTIDAFERAGLEVRDTEALREHYALTLRAWVDRLRGSWDHAVELVGAERARTWLLYLAASALGFEEKGRLTIHQVLAVRPSDDGGSGLPRTRAMWLGADNAPRNCS; encoded by the coding sequence ATGAACCACCGCACCGCGGCTCCGACCGCAGCGCAGCGCCTGTTGACCGCTTTCGAGGGTGTGATGGGCATCCCTCTGCCCGTGCATGTCCGCTGCTGGGATGGCTCCGAGGCGGGGCCTGAATCAAACGTCACGGTCGTCTTCCGCAACCGCCGCGCTATCCGTCGGGTGCTGTGGTCACCGAACGAACTCGGCCTGGTCCGGGCGTATGTGGCCGGTGACCTGGAAATCGAGGGCGATGTGTTCCATCTTCTGGCCCTCCCCGATCTTGTCGGCCGATTGGAAGCTCTCAGCCTGCGCGGAACCGAGCGCCGAACGGTCGTGCGGGCGCTGCCGACGTTCGTCCGCCATGGCGGCCACCGAACGATCGCGCGGTCACTGGCGACGTTCGTCCGTCTGGGCGGACTCGGATTGCCACCCCGACCACCGTCGGTCGAGGTGCCCCGGCGGCGCGGTACCAAGCACAGCAAGGAGCGGGACGCATCGTCGGTCTCACATCACTACGACGTGGGAAACGATTTCTACCGCCTGTTCCTCGGGCCGACGATGGTCTACTCCTGTGGGTACTGGGACCAGCGACCCGAAGATCCGGACGCGCGCGGGTCCTTGAATGAGGCCCAAATCGACAAGCTGGACCTGGTCTGCCGCAAACTGAGGCTCGAATCCGGGATGCGACTGCTGGACGTGGGATGCGGCTGGGGTTCGATGGCGATCCACGCCGCGCAGAAGTACAACGTCTCCGTCGTCGGTGTCACCCTCAGCCACGAACAGGCGCGGTGGGCGCGCTCCCGGGTCGCGGAGGCCGGGCTGTCCGACCAGGTCGAAATACGGGTGCAGGACTATCGCGACGTGACGGACGGACCGTACGACGTAATCTCGAGCATCGGCATGTCCGAGCACGTCGGCGCATCGGCGCTCCCGGGGTATGCGGAGCAACTGTTCGATCTGTTGCGTCCGCGGGGACTCCTGCTCAACCACGCCATCGCCTCGGTTCGCTCTCGCGCCGATGCGGGCTACTCGCCGGGACTGATCGAGAACTACATCTTCCCGGACGGCGAGGTGCTACCACTGAGCAGAACTATCGACGCATTCGAACGGGCAGGGCTCGAGGTGCGCGACACCGAGGCGCTGCGCGAGCACTACGCGCTCACCTTGCGGGCATGGGTGGACCGACTGCGGGGCTCCTGGGATCACGCGGTCGAGCTCGTCGGCGCGGAAAGGGCGCGTACCTGGTTGCTGTACCTCGCGGCCAGTGCTCTGGGGTTCGAGGAGAAGGGCCGGCTCACGATCCATCAGGTGCTCGCCGTGCGCCCCTCGGACGACGGCGGGAGCGGATTGCCTCGCACCCGAGCGATGTGGCTAGGCGCTGACAACGCCCCCAGGAATTGCAGCTAG
- a CDS encoding sterol carrier family protein: MPSRRAVDPAEFRAAVASVGPWLRGETDEVPARPQLAAAVRLSARTLEQVAPGSSVEVRVPPFVAVQCIEGPRHTRGTPPNVVETDPRTWLLLVTGLVEFDDANAGGVLTASGSRAGEISHWLPLLRVQRG; the protein is encoded by the coding sequence ATGCCGTCACGTCGTGCCGTGGATCCTGCCGAATTCCGAGCCGCCGTCGCCTCGGTCGGTCCGTGGTTGCGCGGTGAGACCGACGAGGTGCCTGCGCGCCCGCAGTTGGCGGCCGCGGTCCGCCTCAGCGCCCGGACCCTCGAGCAGGTGGCCCCGGGTTCGAGCGTCGAGGTACGGGTTCCCCCGTTCGTGGCGGTGCAGTGCATCGAGGGTCCGCGGCATACCCGGGGCACCCCGCCCAACGTCGTGGAGACCGATCCGAGGACGTGGTTGCTGCTGGTGACCGGGCTTGTGGAGTTCGATGACGCGAATGCTGGTGGTGTCCTCACGGCGTCGGGAAGCCGTGCAGGGGAGATTTCCCATTGGCTGCCGCTGCTGCGTGTCCAGCGCGGCTAG
- a CDS encoding CPBP family intramembrane glutamic endopeptidase, with amino-acid sequence MSRFGSVVSAALTIVWNNAVLPRSGLDATGRAAAGGAFGLAAVASARAAGYRVDELGLSASKVPAGLRYGAAASAVPLAGYVVALSVPALRKRIPQRRTSPDLAGWVGFRIPVGTVIHEELVFRSALRAMLGRAWPARTARVLHATTFGLWHVRAARIAGDSIVATLLFTGLSAWAFDWLRRRSGSVVAPGLLHLSVNVGGAIASEVARCAAAEVVQARPVD; translated from the coding sequence GTGAGCAGATTCGGCTCGGTTGTGAGTGCGGCGCTGACAATCGTGTGGAACAACGCGGTACTTCCGAGATCGGGTCTTGATGCGACCGGGCGCGCTGCGGCCGGTGGCGCGTTCGGTCTTGCGGCGGTGGCGTCCGCACGCGCGGCAGGGTATCGCGTCGACGAACTCGGGCTGTCCGCTTCGAAGGTGCCGGCTGGGCTGAGATACGGCGCCGCTGCTTCGGCAGTCCCGCTTGCCGGATATGTGGTTGCGCTGAGCGTTCCGGCGCTGAGGAAGCGGATTCCGCAGAGGCGGACCTCCCCAGATCTCGCCGGTTGGGTGGGTTTCCGGATACCGGTGGGAACCGTGATCCACGAGGAACTGGTGTTCCGCAGCGCCTTGCGGGCGATGCTCGGCCGGGCTTGGCCGGCGCGGACGGCCCGCGTCCTGCACGCGACGACGTTCGGGTTGTGGCACGTTCGTGCGGCCCGGATCGCGGGCGACTCGATCGTCGCGACACTGCTGTTCACCGGTCTCTCAGCGTGGGCGTTCGATTGGCTGCGCCGGCGCAGCGGAAGTGTCGTAGCTCCCGGTCTGCTGCACCTTTCGGTCAACGTCGGGGGCGCGATCGCATCCGAAGTGGCACGCTGCGCCGCAGCCGAAGTGGTACAGGCGCGCCCAGTAGATTGA
- a CDS encoding alpha/beta hydrolase, translating to MVDSGALEKTDAERRGRSRLVDPAVLRGPRLDRMWRFLRLDFTGIAFATLFFCWSLTPSLLPRDWLFQGLIGGINAAIGYTVGAVIGWVVRRYLLRRRSWWPPPEPWATGLKVIVVLACGIATIVMLAYSAAWQRELAALMGAERTTTTGYIRTGGLSLLVGGAIVAVWRLLRELVRWIAAWLIRRWRLTIPMATTVGILIVTVLFFLLVDGVLKRGVYSATNAAFSLQNSSTRNGAEQPLDSARSGSPESYAPWDTLGYEGRNFVSRGLDADELTAVNGAPAKDPIRVYAGLDTAEDAEKRMDIVIDELERTGAFDREVLVVIPTTGTGWVNPTAAQAIELVHNGDTALVASQYSFLPSWISFLADREKAEEAGKMLIDRVHERWLLEPEATRPKLMVYGESLGTQAGEGAFSTLADIRQTVDGVLWVGPPNGNRLWGELVRNRDPGSTEIEPVYGGGLVVRFADNRADMLENAEQWSSPRILYVQFPSDPVVWWSPDLAFTRPDWLTEPPGQDRSPSMKWFPFVTFWQVSADLTNAAGVPDGHGHNYGTLVLDGWIAVAQPEGWTALDTERVRSALESIAGTEGPEK from the coding sequence ATGGTCGATTCTGGGGCACTGGAGAAGACTGATGCCGAGCGGCGGGGGCGCTCGCGTCTGGTAGATCCTGCGGTCCTCAGGGGTCCCCGCCTCGACCGGATGTGGCGATTCCTTCGCCTCGACTTCACGGGCATCGCCTTTGCGACCCTGTTCTTCTGCTGGTCGCTGACGCCATCGCTGCTGCCCCGCGACTGGTTGTTCCAGGGTCTGATCGGCGGCATCAACGCGGCTATCGGGTACACGGTCGGAGCGGTGATCGGCTGGGTTGTGCGCCGATACCTCCTTCGGCGGCGATCCTGGTGGCCGCCACCGGAACCGTGGGCGACTGGGCTGAAGGTCATCGTTGTCCTCGCCTGTGGGATCGCGACCATTGTGATGCTTGCCTACTCCGCGGCCTGGCAACGGGAACTCGCCGCGCTGATGGGCGCCGAGAGGACCACGACCACCGGGTACATCCGCACCGGGGGTCTGAGCTTGCTTGTGGGTGGCGCGATCGTCGCGGTATGGCGACTGTTGCGTGAACTGGTTCGGTGGATCGCGGCATGGCTCATCCGACGCTGGCGTCTCACGATCCCGATGGCTACCACGGTGGGCATTCTGATCGTGACCGTGTTGTTCTTCCTCCTCGTCGACGGCGTCCTCAAGCGAGGCGTCTACTCGGCTACCAACGCGGCATTCAGCCTCCAGAACTCTTCGACCAGGAACGGTGCCGAACAACCGCTCGATTCGGCACGGTCGGGCAGCCCCGAGTCGTACGCACCTTGGGACACACTCGGTTACGAGGGCCGGAACTTCGTGTCCCGTGGTCTCGATGCCGACGAACTCACCGCGGTGAACGGTGCACCCGCGAAGGATCCGATTCGTGTCTACGCCGGCCTCGATACGGCCGAGGACGCCGAAAAGCGAATGGACATCGTCATCGACGAACTCGAGCGCACCGGGGCATTCGACCGGGAGGTTCTCGTCGTCATCCCGACCACCGGTACCGGCTGGGTCAATCCGACTGCGGCCCAGGCGATCGAGTTGGTGCACAACGGCGACACCGCGCTGGTGGCGAGCCAGTACTCGTTCCTGCCGAGTTGGATCTCTTTCCTTGCCGACCGCGAGAAGGCCGAAGAGGCGGGGAAGATGCTGATCGACCGGGTGCACGAACGCTGGTTGCTCGAGCCCGAGGCCACCCGGCCCAAATTGATGGTCTACGGCGAGAGTTTGGGCACCCAAGCGGGGGAGGGGGCCTTCAGCACTCTGGCCGATATCCGGCAGACCGTCGACGGCGTGCTGTGGGTGGGGCCTCCCAACGGGAACCGGTTGTGGGGGGAACTGGTTCGGAACAGGGATCCGGGAAGCACGGAGATCGAACCCGTGTACGGGGGAGGTCTGGTGGTGCGGTTCGCCGACAACCGGGCAGACATGCTGGAGAACGCCGAGCAATGGAGTTCGCCACGCATCCTGTACGTTCAGTTCCCGTCCGACCCTGTGGTGTGGTGGTCGCCGGACCTCGCGTTCACCCGGCCTGACTGGCTGACCGAACCGCCCGGCCAGGATCGTTCACCGTCCATGAAATGGTTTCCGTTCGTGACGTTTTGGCAGGTGTCGGCCGATCTCACCAATGCGGCTGGTGTGCCGGACGGTCACGGTCACAACTACGGGACGCTCGTCCTCGACGGTTGGATCGCCGTCGCGCAACCGGAGGGATGGACCGCCCTCGACACCGAACGGGTCCGGTCGGCTCTCGAATCCATCGCCGGGACAGAGGGTCCGGAGAAGTGA